AGCTTTCGAACTTTTAAGCGCGTTCGGTATGCCGTTCAGAAAAAAGGAAATTAATTAGAAGGAAAATTATGGCCAGAAAAAGTTTATTAGCTCGTGAAATTAAAAAGCGTAAACTCTATACTAAGTATGTCGAGAAAAGAAAAGAGTTGAAGGAAAACGGCGATTACGAGGCTCTTCAGTCTCTTCCCAGAAACTCTGCTTTAACTCGTCAGCATAATAGATGCTTAATTAGCGGTAGACCAAGAGGCTTTTATAGAAAATTTGGTGTATCACGTTTAGTTTTAAGAGAAATGGCTTTACGCGGTGAAATACCGGGCGTAAAGAAATCAAGTTGGTAAT
This window of the Melioribacteraceae bacterium genome carries:
- the rpsN gene encoding 30S ribosomal protein S14 — encoded protein: MARKSLLAREIKKRKLYTKYVEKRKELKENGDYEALQSLPRNSALTRQHNRCLISGRPRGFYRKFGVSRLVLREMALRGEIPGVKKSSW